Proteins found in one Vallitalea guaymasensis genomic segment:
- the nuoE gene encoding NADH-quinone oxidoreductase subunit NuoE: MAANSALTDEKFQELEQYIDAMPTTKGELIRVLHKAQDIFGYLPEEVQKFVGKKLKISTAKVFGVVTFYSYFTMIPKGEFNISICMGTACYVRGAEDVLNELKKELDIEVGETTPDGKFSLQSLRCVGACGLAPVVMVEDKVYGRVTPDMVKDILAEYK, from the coding sequence ATGGCAGCTAATTCAGCATTAACAGATGAAAAGTTCCAAGAATTGGAGCAGTATATTGATGCAATGCCAACTACAAAAGGAGAACTAATACGTGTTTTACATAAAGCACAAGATATTTTTGGATATTTACCAGAAGAAGTTCAAAAATTTGTAGGAAAAAAATTAAAAATATCAACAGCAAAAGTATTTGGAGTAGTTACATTCTATTCTTATTTCACAATGATTCCAAAAGGTGAATTTAACATTTCAATATGTATGGGTACAGCTTGTTATGTTAGAGGTGCTGAAGATGTTTTGAACGAACTAAAAAAAGAATTAGATATTGAAGTTGGTGAAACAACACCAGATGGTAAATTTTCACTACAATCACTCCGTTGTGTAGGGGCTTGTGGACTTGCTCCAGTTGTTATGGTTGAAGATAAAGTCTATGGTCGTGTAACACCAGATATGGTCAAAGATATTCTTGCAGAATACAAATAA
- a CDS encoding NADH-ubiquinone oxidoreductase-F iron-sulfur binding region domain-containing protein, whose protein sequence is MSNYKMHILVCGGTGCISAKSEEIVDNLKEQLKINNMDSEVKVLKTGCFGFCEKGPVVKILPDNTFYVQVQPEDAEEIVKEHIVKGRKVGRLLFEDPETQAKVSDSKNMDFYKKQMRIALRNCGFIDPSNIDEYIARDGYHALGKVLTEMTPSDVINVVKESGLRGRGGGGFPTGLKWEFASKYEADQKYVVCNADEGDPGAFMDRSILEGDPHSIVEAMSICGYSIGATKGKVYIRAEYPLAIKRLQKAIDDAREAGLLGTDIMGTGFEFDIELTYGAGAFVCGEETALIHSMEGQRGEPTTKPPFPAESGYWGKPTNVNNVETFANIPVIILKGADWFNKIGTEKSKGTKVFALAGKINNVGLIEVPMGTTLREVIYDIGGGIKNGKKFKAVQTGGPSGGCLTEKDLDTPIDFDNLIAKGSMMGSGGMIVMDEDNCMPAVAKFYLEFTEEESCGKCTPCRVGTKRLSELLELITSGKGTMEHLDELKRLSRVIKDTALCGLGQTAPNPVLSTLDVFWDEYVAHVKDKECPAGNCKDLLKYYIQEDKCIGCTACSRVCPVGAITGTVKNPHTIDQDKCIKCGACMDKCKFGAIIKK, encoded by the coding sequence ATGTCTAACTATAAAATGCATATATTGGTTTGCGGAGGTACAGGATGTATATCTGCAAAATCCGAGGAAATAGTTGATAATCTAAAGGAACAACTAAAAATCAACAACATGGACAGCGAGGTTAAAGTACTAAAAACTGGTTGTTTTGGTTTCTGTGAAAAAGGTCCAGTTGTAAAAATATTGCCAGATAATACATTCTATGTTCAAGTACAACCAGAAGATGCTGAAGAGATCGTAAAAGAGCATATTGTAAAAGGTAGAAAAGTAGGAAGATTATTATTTGAAGATCCTGAAACACAAGCAAAAGTTAGTGATTCTAAGAATATGGATTTCTATAAAAAACAAATGCGTATTGCACTTAGAAACTGTGGATTTATAGATCCAAGTAATATTGATGAATATATTGCACGTGATGGATATCACGCTTTAGGTAAAGTATTAACTGAAATGACTCCTAGCGATGTAATCAATGTTGTTAAAGAGTCAGGACTTAGAGGCCGTGGAGGCGGAGGATTCCCTACAGGCTTAAAATGGGAATTTGCTAGTAAATATGAAGCAGATCAAAAATATGTAGTATGTAATGCTGACGAGGGGGACCCAGGTGCATTCATGGACCGTTCTATCTTAGAAGGAGACCCACACAGTATTGTTGAGGCTATGTCTATTTGTGGTTACTCAATTGGAGCGACTAAAGGTAAAGTTTATATTCGTGCAGAATATCCACTTGCAATTAAGAGATTACAAAAAGCTATTGATGATGCTAGAGAAGCAGGATTATTAGGTACTGATATAATGGGTACTGGATTTGAATTTGATATAGAACTTACATATGGGGCGGGAGCATTCGTATGTGGTGAAGAAACAGCACTTATACATTCTATGGAAGGTCAACGTGGAGAACCAACTACTAAACCACCATTTCCAGCAGAATCTGGATATTGGGGCAAACCAACAAATGTTAATAATGTAGAAACATTTGCTAATATCCCAGTTATCATATTAAAAGGTGCAGATTGGTTTAATAAGATCGGTACAGAAAAATCAAAAGGAACAAAAGTATTTGCCTTAGCAGGTAAAATTAATAACGTTGGACTTATTGAAGTTCCTATGGGAACAACTCTAAGAGAAGTTATCTATGATATTGGTGGAGGAATCAAGAACGGTAAGAAGTTCAAGGCTGTTCAAACAGGTGGACCATCAGGTGGATGTTTAACAGAAAAAGACTTAGATACACCTATTGATTTCGATAACTTAATTGCCAAAGGATCAATGATGGGTTCAGGTGGTATGATTGTTATGGACGAAGATAACTGTATGCCAGCCGTAGCCAAATTCTATCTTGAGTTTACTGAAGAAGAATCTTGTGGTAAATGTACACCTTGTCGTGTAGGTACTAAGCGTTTATCTGAGTTATTAGAATTAATAACTTCTGGAAAAGGTACAATGGAGCATTTAGATGAGCTTAAGAGATTAAGCCGTGTAATTAAAGATACAGCTCTTTGTGGATTAGGACAAACAGCACCTAACCCAGTGTTATCTACATTGGATGTATTCTGGGATGAGTACGTAGCTCATGTAAAAGATAAAGAATGCCCAGCAGGTAACTGTAAGGATTTATTGAAATATTACATTCAAGAAGATAAATGTATTGGTTGTACAGCATGTTCAAGAGTCTGTCCAGTTGGTGCAATTACAGGAACTGTTAAAAACCCACATACTATCGACCAAGATAAATGTATCAAATGTGGTGCTTGTATGGATAAGTGTAAATTCGGAGCGATTATTAAGAAATAA
- the uvrA gene encoding excinuclease ABC subunit UvrA: MGKDVITIKGAREHNLKNVDLTIPRDKFVVFTGLSGSGKSSLAFDTIYAEGQRRYVESLSAYARQFLGQMEKPDVDNIEGLSPAISIDQKTTSRNPRSTVGTVTEIYDYLRLLYARVGIPHCPKCGKVINRQTVDQMVDVIMKLPERTKIMIMAPVVRGRKGQHIKLLDQAKKSGYVRAKIDGNMYELTEEILLEKNKKHTIEIVIDRLIVREGIEKRLTDSIETVMKLTGGLLVIDVIDGQPMSFSQNFSCPDCNISIDEIEPRLFSFNNPFGACPECHGLGFKMKFDPELIIPNQKLSIVDGAIVAPGWASASNEESYVRRMFEALGKKYKFKITTPYEKYSDEVKDIIMYGTKGEKFIVKYKSDKGMGQYETVFEGLVQSLHRRYKETTSDYMKQEYESFMTNTPCNACNGARLNPIALAVTLGGKNISQVTEMSIRDIKDFFDNIQLTDRQLIIGEQILKEVNARIGFLVNVGLDYLSLSRSAGTLSGGEAQRIRLATQIGSGLVGVVYILDEPSIGLHQRDNEKLLHTLKRLKKLGNTLIVVEHDEETMFEADYIVDIGPRAGEHGGEIVAEGTAEEIMKIEDSITGAYLSGRKKVEVPQVRRATNGKWINIKGASQNNLKNINIDIPLGIFTCVTGVSGSGKSSFVNEILYKRLARDLNRAKMKPGKHKNMLGLEHLDKVIAIDQSPIGRTPRSNPATYTGVFDHIRDIFASTAEAKMRGYQKGRFSFNVKGGRCEACKGDGIIKIEMHFLPDVYVPCEVCHGKRYNRETLEVKYKGKNISEVLNMTVEEALTFFENIPRIKKKLQTLYDVGLSYIRLGQPSTTLSGGEAQRVKLATELSKRSTGKTMYILDEPTTGLHFEDVNKLITILQRLVDGGNSVLVIEHNLDVIKTADYIIDLGPEGGDKGGLVIAKGTPEKVVKCKKSYTGQFLKKVLSK, encoded by the coding sequence ATGGGAAAAGATGTAATCACCATAAAAGGTGCAAGAGAACATAATCTAAAGAACGTAGACTTAACTATTCCAAGAGATAAATTCGTTGTATTTACTGGACTTAGTGGTTCAGGGAAATCTTCTTTAGCATTTGATACAATATATGCTGAGGGGCAAAGAAGATATGTAGAATCATTATCTGCCTATGCAAGACAGTTTTTGGGTCAAATGGAAAAACCGGATGTTGATAATATAGAAGGTCTATCACCAGCTATATCAATAGATCAAAAGACTACAAGCAGAAATCCAAGATCTACAGTAGGAACAGTTACAGAAATATATGATTACTTAAGATTACTTTATGCAAGAGTAGGAATACCTCATTGTCCAAAGTGTGGAAAAGTTATCAATAGACAGACAGTTGACCAAATGGTAGATGTAATAATGAAATTACCAGAAAGAACTAAGATAATGATAATGGCTCCAGTAGTCAGAGGTAGAAAAGGTCAACATATCAAACTTTTGGATCAGGCTAAGAAGAGTGGATATGTAAGAGCTAAGATAGATGGTAACATGTATGAATTAACAGAAGAAATATTATTAGAAAAAAATAAAAAGCATACTATAGAAATAGTAATAGACAGATTGATAGTAAGAGAAGGGATAGAAAAAAGATTGACTGACTCTATTGAAACAGTTATGAAATTGACTGGTGGATTATTAGTTATAGATGTAATTGATGGACAACCAATGTCATTCAGCCAAAACTTTTCATGTCCTGACTGTAATATAAGTATAGATGAAATTGAACCAAGACTATTTTCATTCAACAATCCTTTTGGTGCTTGTCCAGAATGTCATGGTTTAGGTTTCAAAATGAAGTTTGACCCTGAATTAATAATTCCTAACCAAAAGCTAAGTATAGTAGATGGAGCTATTGTTGCCCCTGGTTGGGCTTCGGCTTCTAATGAAGAAAGTTATGTAAGAAGAATGTTTGAAGCATTAGGTAAAAAATATAAGTTTAAGATTACTACACCATATGAAAAATATTCTGATGAAGTAAAAGATATTATCATGTATGGTACCAAAGGCGAGAAATTCATAGTCAAGTACAAATCAGATAAAGGTATGGGACAATATGAAACTGTATTTGAAGGATTGGTTCAAAGTCTCCATCGAAGATACAAGGAGACTACATCTGATTATATGAAGCAAGAATATGAGTCTTTTATGACCAATACCCCATGTAATGCTTGTAATGGTGCAAGATTGAATCCTATAGCTCTAGCAGTTACACTTGGAGGTAAAAATATATCACAGGTCACAGAGATGTCAATAAGAGATATCAAAGATTTCTTTGACAATATTCAATTAACTGACAGGCAGCTTATAATTGGGGAACAAATCCTAAAAGAAGTTAATGCTAGAATAGGATTCCTAGTGAATGTAGGTCTTGATTATCTATCATTATCTCGTTCAGCTGGTACATTATCAGGTGGGGAAGCTCAGAGAATCAGATTAGCTACACAGATAGGATCAGGATTAGTAGGTGTGGTATATATTTTGGATGAGCCCAGCATAGGATTACATCAGAGGGATAATGAAAAATTACTGCATACATTGAAAAGACTAAAAAAATTAGGAAATACATTGATTGTAGTGGAACATGACGAAGAAACCATGTTTGAAGCAGATTATATAGTAGATATTGGTCCAAGAGCAGGAGAGCATGGTGGTGAAATTGTTGCTGAAGGTACAGCAGAAGAAATCATGAAAATTGAGGACTCAATAACTGGTGCATATCTAAGTGGAAGAAAAAAAGTGGAAGTTCCACAAGTCAGAAGAGCTACCAACGGAAAATGGATTAATATAAAAGGTGCTTCCCAGAATAACTTAAAGAATATCAATATAGATATTCCTCTTGGGATTTTTACTTGTGTTACAGGAGTTTCAGGCTCTGGTAAAAGTTCTTTCGTAAATGAAATACTATATAAAAGATTGGCTAGAGACTTGAACAGAGCAAAGATGAAACCTGGTAAACATAAGAATATGTTAGGATTAGAACATCTAGATAAGGTAATAGCTATAGATCAATCACCTATTGGTAGAACGCCTAGGTCTAACCCTGCTACTTATACAGGAGTTTTTGACCATATTAGAGATATATTTGCAAGTACAGCTGAAGCTAAAATGAGAGGATATCAAAAAGGAAGATTCAGTTTCAATGTAAAAGGTGGTCGTTGTGAAGCCTGTAAAGGTGATGGTATAATCAAGATAGAGATGCATTTTTTACCAGACGTTTATGTACCATGTGAAGTGTGTCATGGTAAAAGATATAACAGGGAAACATTAGAAGTTAAATATAAAGGTAAAAACATATCAGAAGTCTTGAATATGACAGTTGAAGAAGCTCTTACCTTCTTTGAAAATATACCTAGGATCAAGAAAAAGCTTCAAACACTTTATGATGTTGGATTATCATATATTAGATTAGGACAACCATCAACAACATTGTCAGGAGGAGAAGCTCAAAGGGTTAAACTGGCTACTGAATTAAGTAAAAGAAGCACAGGTAAAACCATGTATATACTTGATGAACCAACAACTGGTCTCCATTTTGAAGATGTTAATAAATTGATTACAATATTACAACGTTTAGTTGATGGAGGAAATTCAGTTCTTGTAATTGAGCATAACCTGGATGTTATCAAAACTGCAGATTATATTATAGATTTAGGACCAGAAGGTGGCGACAAAGGTGGTTTGGTTATAGCAAAAGGAACACCTGAAAAAGTAGTAAAATGTAAAAAGTCCTATACTGGTCAATTCCTGAAGAAAGTTTTAAGTAAATAA
- a CDS encoding (2Fe-2S) ferredoxin domain-containing protein — protein sequence MAKIKSFDELKKIKEKVQSNVELREKGENIDNLIQIKVAMATCGIASGAREVMNFLIDELAKEGINNVVVTQTGCMGYCYAEPTIELTMPNSEPVVYGDVTIERAKEVIEKHIKNGELIDGIIPVTHKTIE from the coding sequence ATGGCAAAGATTAAATCTTTTGATGAACTTAAAAAAATCAAGGAAAAAGTTCAATCAAATGTAGAATTAAGAGAAAAAGGCGAAAACATTGATAATTTAATACAAATAAAAGTTGCTATGGCTACATGTGGTATTGCATCTGGTGCTAGAGAAGTAATGAATTTCCTAATTGATGAATTAGCAAAAGAAGGCATTAACAACGTAGTTGTAACACAAACTGGTTGTATGGGATATTGTTATGCAGAACCAACAATTGAATTAACTATGCCAAATAGTGAACCAGTTGTATATGGTGATGTAACAATAGAAAGAGCAAAAGAGGTTATTGAAAAACATATTAAAAATGGCGAGTTAATTGATGGAATAATCCCTGTAACTCATAAAACTATTGAATAA
- the hpf gene encoding ribosome hibernation-promoting factor, HPF/YfiA family, with translation MRYIISGKNIEITKALREATIDKLSKMDKYFNPDNEAQITMSVQKLRHIIEVTIPIKGSIIRAEESAENMYTAIDKVVDVLERQLLKHKNKLISRHHSVGTFKNDFVNETMEEDFDDKKIEIVRTKRFAMKPMDIEEACLQMDLLGHDFFVFMNSDTEEVNVVYKRKKGAYGLIEPTL, from the coding sequence ATGCGCTACATCATAAGTGGAAAAAACATAGAAATAACCAAAGCATTAAGGGAAGCAACTATCGATAAGTTGAGCAAAATGGATAAGTATTTCAATCCAGATAACGAAGCTCAAATAACAATGAGTGTTCAAAAATTAAGGCATATAATAGAGGTGACGATTCCGATTAAAGGCAGTATCATCAGAGCAGAAGAATCAGCTGAAAATATGTATACTGCTATAGATAAAGTGGTTGATGTGTTAGAAAGACAACTTTTAAAACATAAAAACAAATTAATATCTAGACATCATAGTGTTGGAACTTTTAAAAATGACTTTGTTAATGAAACTATGGAAGAAGACTTTGATGATAAAAAAATTGAGATAGTAAGAACTAAACGCTTTGCAATGAAACCTATGGATATTGAAGAAGCATGTTTACAAATGGATTTATTAGGCCATGACTTTTTTGTATTCATGAACAGTGACACAGAAGAAGTTAATGTAGTATATAAAAGAAAAAAAGGTGCTTATGGTTTAATTGAACCAACACTGTAA
- a CDS encoding NADH-dependent [FeFe] hydrogenase, group A6 — translation MSEVKITIDGKEVQVPKGSTILDAAKKLGIDIPTLCHLDLHDTKMVNKTASCRICVVEVEGRRNLAPSCATPVVEGMVVRTNTIRVLEARKTVLELLLSDHPKDCLTCAKSGRCDLQDLAEKFGVREVRVTGKAQSTYKQDYSPAIIRDMDKCIMCRRCETMCNEVQTVGALSGINRGFDAVVSPAFESPLSETVCTHCGQCVAVCPVGALTENDHTWKVVEALADPDKFVVVQTAPAVRVAIGEEFGKEPGSIVTGQMVTALRSLGFDRVFDTDFAADLTIMEEGTELLGRLNRFLAGDKDVPLPILTSCCPAWVNFIESQFPELIDIPSSAKSPQQMFGAVAKSFLAEKMNIPREKMVVVSVMPCLAKKYEAARDEFKVDGNPDVDISISTRELAHLIKRANLNLLELEESEFDNPLGESTGAAVIFGSTGGVIEAATRTAYEIHTGKTLDKVDFEELRGFDGVRVASVQMDEFTLNIGIAHGLGNARKLLEEIEGGNPRNLHAIEIMACPGGCIGGGGQPYHHGNSDILKKRMAAIYEVDKNMPLRKSHENPSITALYEQYLGEPMSELSHKLLHTHYSVKDRV, via the coding sequence ATGTCAGAGGTAAAAATTACTATTGATGGTAAAGAAGTACAGGTACCAAAAGGTAGTACTATATTAGATGCTGCTAAAAAGTTAGGCATTGATATTCCAACATTATGTCATTTAGACTTGCATGATACAAAAATGGTTAATAAAACAGCTTCATGTCGTATATGTGTAGTAGAAGTTGAAGGTAGAAGAAATCTAGCGCCATCATGTGCTACACCAGTAGTTGAAGGCATGGTTGTTAGAACAAATACAATAAGAGTATTAGAAGCTAGAAAAACAGTATTGGAACTATTATTATCAGATCATCCAAAGGATTGCTTGACTTGTGCAAAATCAGGTCGTTGTGATTTACAAGACTTAGCAGAAAAATTTGGAGTAAGAGAAGTAAGAGTAACTGGAAAAGCTCAATCAACATATAAACAAGATTATTCACCTGCAATTATTAGGGATATGGATAAATGTATTATGTGTAGAAGATGCGAAACTATGTGTAATGAAGTTCAAACTGTTGGTGCGTTATCTGGAATTAACAGAGGATTTGACGCAGTTGTATCTCCAGCATTTGAATCACCATTATCAGAAACAGTATGTACACACTGTGGTCAATGTGTTGCTGTATGTCCAGTTGGTGCTTTAACTGAAAATGATCATACATGGAAAGTTGTAGAAGCATTAGCTGATCCAGATAAATTTGTTGTAGTTCAAACAGCACCAGCTGTAAGAGTTGCAATAGGAGAAGAATTCGGTAAAGAGCCTGGTTCAATTGTTACAGGTCAAATGGTAACTGCATTAAGATCTTTAGGTTTTGATCGTGTATTCGATACAGATTTTGCTGCAGACTTAACCATTATGGAAGAAGGAACAGAATTATTAGGAAGACTTAATAGATTCTTAGCAGGAGACAAAGATGTTCCATTACCAATTTTAACATCTTGTTGTCCAGCATGGGTTAACTTTATTGAAAGTCAATTCCCAGAATTAATTGATATTCCATCATCAGCAAAATCACCACAACAAATGTTTGGTGCTGTTGCTAAATCTTTCTTAGCAGAAAAAATGAATATACCTAGAGAAAAAATGGTTGTTGTTTCAGTTATGCCATGTTTAGCTAAGAAATATGAAGCTGCTAGAGATGAGTTCAAAGTTGATGGTAATCCAGATGTGGATATATCTATTTCAACAAGAGAGTTAGCTCATTTAATCAAGAGAGCTAATCTTAACTTATTAGAATTAGAAGAATCAGAATTTGACAATCCTTTAGGAGAATCAACTGGTGCTGCTGTTATCTTTGGTTCAACTGGTGGTGTTATTGAAGCTGCAACAAGAACAGCTTACGAAATCCATACTGGTAAAACATTAGATAAAGTAGATTTTGAAGAGTTAAGAGGATTTGATGGTGTAAGAGTAGCATCTGTACAAATGGATGAATTTACACTTAATATTGGTATTGCTCATGGACTTGGTAATGCTAGAAAATTATTAGAAGAAATTGAAGGCGGTAATCCTAGAAACTTACACGCTATCGAAATTATGGCATGTCCTGGTGGATGTATTGGTGGTGGAGGTCAACCTTACCATCACGGTAACTCAGATATTCTTAAAAAACGTATGGCTGCAATTTATGAAGTTGACAAAAATATGCCTTTAAGAAAATCTCATGAAAATCCATCAATCACTGCATTATACGAGCAATATCTTGGAGAACCAATGAGTGAATTATCTCATAAGTTACTTCATACTCATTACTCTGTAAAAGATAGAGTTTAA
- a CDS encoding PHP domain-containing protein — translation MKLYYDFHIHTALSPCGEDSMTPNNIVNMSLINELDAIAITDHNSAENVEAVIKVAKGKDIIVVPGIEIETKEEIHVVGLFPDIESVYNVQSKLYSKLPYIKNKSTVFGHQYVLDENDDIIKELDKLLLTSVAMSLNEVIDLIHDNNGIAIPAHIDRPSYSILANIGFIPDDLNTSILEISRFSNLDTYRQKYKDYHIIQSSDAHELGYIGIKKNSLEVNEKNIESIFNALKQYE, via the coding sequence ATGAAATTATACTATGATTTTCATATTCATACAGCTCTTTCGCCTTGCGGAGAAGATAGCATGACACCTAATAACATTGTGAACATGTCTTTGATTAATGAATTAGATGCCATAGCTATAACTGACCATAATTCTGCAGAAAATGTCGAAGCAGTAATTAAAGTAGCTAAGGGGAAAGATATTATTGTTGTTCCAGGAATTGAGATAGAAACAAAAGAAGAAATACATGTGGTAGGATTGTTCCCTGACATTGAGAGTGTATACAATGTTCAAAGCAAACTATATAGTAAATTACCTTATATCAAGAATAAATCTACTGTTTTTGGACATCAATATGTTTTGGATGAGAATGATGACATTATAAAAGAACTGGACAAACTTCTACTAACATCTGTGGCAATGTCATTAAACGAAGTTATAGATTTGATACATGACAACAATGGAATAGCAATACCTGCTCACATTGATAGACCAAGTTATAGTATATTAGCTAATATAGGATTTATACCAGACGATTTGAATACTTCTATACTCGAGATTTCTAGATTTTCTAACTTAGATACTTATAGACAAAAATACAAAGACTATCATATAATACAATCTTCAGATGCTCATGAATTAGGGTATATTGGAATTAAAAAAAATTCATTAGAAGTTAATGAAAAAAATATAGAATCAATATTTAACGCACTCAAACAATATGAATAG